The Thermoanaerobaculia bacterium nucleotide sequence CTTCCCGGTGTGCCGCTCGAGCCTCGCCGCGCGCTCCTGCACCCGCGTCTTCTCCCGGGCGGGGATGTCGATGTGCCGGCCCGTGATCTCAATCGGCATGGGTCCCCCTTTTCGGTTCCGAGGTCAGAACAGGGCCTTGCGCTGACTCGACGAGGCGAGCCTCAGCTCCTCGCGGTATTTGGCGACGGTGCGCCGCGCGATCTGGATCCCTTCGCTCCGAAGCCGCTGCATGAGTTTCGCGTCGGAGAGCGGCTTCTTCGGGTCTTCCTCGGCGATCATCTTGGAGATCTTATTCTTGATCGAGAGGGAAGACACGTCCTCCCCTTCCGACGAGTCGATTCCCGTGTGGAAGAAGTACTTCATCGGGAGGATCCCCCGGGGCGTCTGCATGTACTTGTTCGACACGACCCGGGAGACCGTCGATTCGTGCATGCCGATGTCGTTGGCCACGTCGCGCAGGACGAGCGGCCGCAGGAACTCGATCCCCTTGTCGAGGAACTCCCTCTGGTGGGAAACGATCGACTCGGCGACCTTGTAGATCGTGCGCTGCCGCTGGTCGAGGGACTTGATGAGCCACACCGCCGATCGCATCCGCTCCTTGAGGTATTCCTTCGCGTCCGCGCCGAGGCTGCCGTTCTCGTTGTGGAGCATGCGGCGGTACGAGTTCGAGATCCGCAGCCGCGGCAGCCCGTCCTCGTCGAGGATCACGATGTATTCGCCGTCGACCTTCCGCACGACCACGTCGGGCTGGACGTAGACGGTGCGGTCGCTCGCGTAACGGCGTCCCGGTTTCGTCTCGAGGTTCCTGACGATCGTCAGCACCGTCTGGAGCTCCGCCATCGGCACGCTCAGCTCCTTGGCGAGCGCGGCGAACTGCCGGTTGAGGAAGAGCCTCCAATGCGTCGTGAGCGCCTTGTCGAGGATCTCGTTCTCGATCCCGAGCGCCTCCACCTGGCGGCGGAGACAGTCGGGGAGATCGTAGGCGCAGATGCCGGGCGGGTCGAACCCGCGCACGATCTCGAGCGCGGCGTCGACGTCCTCGCGGCTCCACGGCCCGGCGCGCTCGATCTCCTCCCGGCTCACCTGCAGGTAGCCGTCCTCGTCGATGTTTCCGATCAGGAACTTTCCGACGTCGCGCACCGGCCCCTTGGCCGCGCTCATGCCGAGCTGCCAGTTCAGGTATTCGGAGAGGTCGGGCTGCTCGGCGAGCGTGTTCTCGAGCGGGATCTCCTCCCGCTCTTCG carries:
- the rpoN gene encoding RNA polymerase factor sigma-54; this translates as MALEQKLNLKLSQRLVMTPSLQQAIKMLQMTRLELSEAVNQEVIENPVLEDAAEEDENAPAPAAASTETEAPAPAETPEAQKDSFEEIDYESYFQDYMDSGYNPRQFEEREEIPLENTLAEQPDLSEYLNWQLGMSAAKGPVRDVGKFLIGNIDEDGYLQVSREEIERAGPWSREDVDAALEIVRGFDPPGICAYDLPDCLRRQVEALGIENEILDKALTTHWRLFLNRQFAALAKELSVPMAELQTVLTIVRNLETKPGRRYASDRTVYVQPDVVVRKVDGEYIVILDEDGLPRLRISNSYRRMLHNENGSLGADAKEYLKERMRSAVWLIKSLDQRQRTIYKVAESIVSHQREFLDKGIEFLRPLVLRDVANDIGMHESTVSRVVSNKYMQTPRGILPMKYFFHTGIDSSEGEDVSSLSIKNKISKMIAEEDPKKPLSDAKLMQRLRSEGIQIARRTVAKYREELRLASSSQRKALF